From the Acidobacteriota bacterium genome, one window contains:
- a CDS encoding FtsX-like permease family protein: MIKNYLKIAIKVLMRRKFYTLVSLFGISFTLLILNVAVAFMDNFFSSDSPESRLDRVLSIEHARMYGESWSTSGSPGFALLEKYAQDLPGVEKMSISTRQQPVTAFVKGEKLQPSMRRTDANYWEILDFEFVSGAPYTASDVDAGNSLAVINQATETRFFDGKPALGEVLRVDNQAFTVVGVVRDVGYMRALAFSEIWVPLTTAKSTAYRERLRGGMVGILLVDHPSSFAGVKEEFASRLADAELPDPVKFHSLEASAFTRFEHVASEFLDSRFEDPSTGLMALIFSFGGLLFMLLPALNLVNLSLSRILERASEIGVRKAFGASSWTLVGQFLTESIVLTMLGALIALGLSAVALPLISSLDAIPYVDLTFNLRAFLYGLLVALMFAIVSGTYPAWRMSRMHPVQALHGRSA; encoded by the coding sequence ATGATCAAGAACTACCTGAAAATTGCGATCAAGGTCCTGATGCGGCGCAAATTCTACACGCTGGTCAGCCTCTTCGGCATCTCGTTCACCCTGCTGATCCTGAACGTGGCCGTCGCGTTCATGGACAACTTCTTCTCGTCGGACTCACCGGAGAGTCGCCTCGATCGCGTGCTGTCGATCGAGCATGCCCGAATGTACGGGGAGAGTTGGAGCACATCCGGGTCGCCCGGATTCGCGTTATTGGAAAAGTACGCGCAGGACCTTCCCGGTGTCGAAAAGATGTCGATCTCGACCCGGCAGCAACCCGTCACAGCGTTTGTGAAGGGCGAGAAACTTCAGCCGTCGATGCGACGGACCGACGCCAACTACTGGGAAATCCTCGACTTCGAGTTTGTCTCCGGCGCACCGTACACGGCGAGCGACGTAGACGCGGGAAACTCGCTAGCGGTTATCAACCAGGCAACAGAGACCCGTTTCTTCGATGGGAAGCCGGCACTCGGTGAGGTGCTTCGAGTCGACAACCAGGCGTTTACCGTCGTGGGTGTCGTGCGTGACGTCGGGTACATGAGAGCGCTCGCTTTCAGCGAGATCTGGGTACCGCTGACAACGGCAAAATCCACCGCGTATCGAGAGCGATTACGAGGGGGGATGGTCGGGATCTTGCTGGTCGATCATCCTTCGAGCTTTGCGGGAGTCAAGGAGGAGTTTGCCAGCCGTCTTGCCGACGCCGAACTCCCCGATCCCGTCAAGTTTCACTCGCTGGAGGCTTCTGCGTTCACTCGATTCGAGCATGTGGCCAGTGAGTTTCTTGATTCGCGGTTTGAGGATCCTTCAACCGGACTCATGGCGTTGATTTTCTCTTTCGGCGGACTCCTCTTCATGCTCCTTCCGGCACTGAATCTCGTCAACCTGAGCCTGAGTCGAATCCTGGAACGCGCGTCGGAAATCGGCGTGCGCAAGGCGTTCGGGGCGTCGTCCTGGACCCTGGTGGGTCAGTTCCTGACCGAGAGTATCGTTCTGACAATGCTCGGCGCCCTGATCGCTTTGGGTTTGTCCGCGGTCGCACTGCCGCTGATTAGCAGCCTCGATGCGATTCCCTACGTGGACTTGACCTTCAATCTTCGTGCGTTCCTGTACGGACTACTTGTCGCTCTCATGTTCGCGATCGTCTCGGGGACGTACCCCGCCTGGAGGATGTCACGCATGCATCCTGTACAGGCGCTACACGGGAGATCGGCATGA
- a CDS encoding PQQ-binding-like beta-propeller repeat protein — translation MTRFLLAVLIVVGLAPVAAASEDWSQFRGPAAEGRGTGLTVEPVELGMQLEWRQKLGSGYSSVVVADSRVITQYADGTSELTAAFNSRTGESLWSYTIEPQYAGHDGSHDGSLSTPLILGDTVYGVSPAGKLFALDATDGKQRWVVDLAAKFEIGAPFYGFGGSPIAVGDTIVVQAGAGKGAIYAFAAADGELRWRAGEDRMQYQTPTVTRLDGKTVVVAVGMTKLWGVDATDGDVLFQQEHGGGGGGYGASSATPVPAGDGRIFVSHKDDASAMYSVAKSDNGYSVETLWENNGIRHSYNTPVYRDGFLYGHSSRFMTCLDAATGEAMWKTREPGDGYTMLVDDFVVILTREGSVHLIEASSESYKELAAVEVFDDLAWSPPSFAAGRIYARSLGSLASVNIVNGGTRLAVTDHENTRIVGSKFARFLTRLEAADDPNTLARQWVEAQEQFPIVEDGWVHFVYYGEATDVAVGSDLIGIAAEKSMNRVKGTDLFFASIRLENDARANYILFKDYEQVLDPRNTRVARTAAIGADMELSFAGQWMEMSWFSMPDWKEPVHLTAASEERNGLVKDHAFKSEQLAADVATQVYLPHGYEEGDTRYPVLYFHGASGALDEGGWAQSLDNLIGQSVEPMIVVFIGPVRAPQPAYAKMIGEELIPNIDAMFRTVAERDSRASVGNNFSAVGALFSTFMNPDLIGKVATQSAFVTEFGWLPLQPVLDGLERHDFSLYVDWGRYDLRSDHENWDLSDANATMVEALDKRGMKVHGGQANDGAGWPSWRNRTDALLKALFPI, via the coding sequence TTGACCCGATTTCTGTTAGCCGTGCTGATCGTCGTGGGTCTCGCACCTGTCGCCGCCGCCTCTGAAGACTGGAGTCAGTTTCGGGGACCCGCTGCCGAGGGACGCGGCACCGGTCTGACCGTTGAGCCCGTCGAACTGGGCATGCAACTGGAGTGGCGTCAGAAGCTCGGCAGTGGTTACTCCTCGGTCGTGGTTGCCGACTCGAGGGTCATCACGCAGTACGCGGACGGGACGTCCGAGCTCACCGCGGCCTTCAACAGCAGAACGGGCGAGTCACTCTGGAGCTACACGATCGAGCCGCAATACGCCGGCCACGATGGATCCCACGATGGCTCGCTGTCGACGCCGCTGATTCTCGGCGACACCGTCTACGGCGTCAGTCCGGCCGGGAAACTGTTCGCACTTGACGCAACCGATGGCAAGCAGCGATGGGTCGTGGATCTGGCCGCCAAGTTCGAGATCGGCGCCCCGTTCTACGGCTTCGGCGGCTCCCCGATCGCCGTCGGCGACACGATCGTCGTTCAGGCGGGAGCCGGGAAAGGCGCGATCTACGCCTTCGCCGCCGCCGACGGTGAGTTGCGCTGGAGAGCCGGCGAGGACCGGATGCAGTACCAGACGCCGACGGTGACTCGGCTCGACGGCAAGACGGTCGTCGTGGCGGTCGGCATGACCAAACTCTGGGGTGTTGACGCGACCGACGGTGACGTTCTGTTTCAGCAGGAACATGGGGGCGGCGGAGGTGGCTACGGGGCGAGCTCGGCGACGCCGGTCCCGGCGGGAGATGGACGGATCTTCGTCTCCCACAAGGACGATGCATCGGCCATGTACTCGGTCGCGAAGAGCGACAACGGTTATTCGGTCGAGACGCTCTGGGAGAACAACGGTATCCGTCATAGCTACAACACACCGGTCTATCGCGATGGTTTTCTCTATGGTCACAGCAGCCGATTCATGACCTGCCTTGACGCGGCCACCGGTGAGGCGATGTGGAAGACTCGAGAGCCGGGTGACGGGTACACGATGTTGGTGGACGATTTCGTCGTCATCTTGACCCGCGAGGGCAGTGTTCACCTGATCGAGGCGAGTTCTGAGTCTTACAAGGAACTGGCGGCCGTTGAGGTGTTCGACGACCTGGCGTGGTCCCCGCCAAGTTTCGCCGCTGGGCGAATCTACGCGCGTAGCCTGGGAAGCCTGGCATCCGTCAACATCGTCAACGGCGGGACCCGTCTCGCGGTCACCGATCACGAGAATACTCGAATCGTCGGATCGAAGTTCGCGAGATTCCTGACCCGGCTCGAGGCAGCCGACGACCCGAACACCCTGGCCCGTCAGTGGGTCGAGGCACAGGAGCAGTTTCCGATCGTCGAGGACGGCTGGGTTCATTTCGTCTACTACGGGGAGGCCACCGACGTCGCCGTCGGAAGCGACCTCATCGGCATCGCCGCCGAGAAATCGATGAACCGCGTAAAGGGGACAGATTTATTTTTCGCGTCGATCCGCCTGGAGAACGACGCTCGCGCCAACTACATCCTGTTCAAGGACTACGAACAGGTTCTCGACCCTCGCAATACTCGTGTCGCACGTACCGCCGCGATCGGTGCCGATATGGAGCTCTCATTCGCCGGGCAGTGGATGGAGATGTCCTGGTTCTCGATGCCGGATTGGAAGGAGCCCGTTCATCTGACGGCCGCGTCGGAAGAGCGCAACGGCCTCGTGAAGGATCACGCGTTCAAGAGCGAGCAGCTGGCTGCCGATGTCGCGACGCAGGTCTACCTGCCACACGGGTACGAAGAAGGCGACACGCGGTATCCGGTACTCTATTTTCACGGTGCCTCCGGAGCTCTCGACGAGGGCGGGTGGGCGCAGAGTCTCGACAACTTGATCGGACAATCGGTGGAGCCGATGATCGTCGTCTTCATCGGGCCGGTGCGAGCTCCACAGCCGGCGTACGCGAAGATGATCGGTGAAGAGTTGATCCCGAACATCGACGCGATGTTTCGAACAGTCGCGGAGCGAGACTCTCGCGCCAGCGTGGGGAACAACTTCTCGGCCGTCGGAGCGTTGTTCTCGACGTTCATGAATCCAGACCTGATCGGCAAGGTCGCGACGCAATCCGCCTTTGTGACGGAGTTCGGGTGGCTACCGTTGCAACCGGTATTGGATGGTCTGGAGCGCCACGACTTCTCACTCTACGTGGACTGGGGTCGCTATGACCTGCGGAGCGACCACGAGAATTGGGACCTCTCGGATGCCAATGCGACCATGGTAGAGGCGTTGGACAAGAGGGGCATGAAGGTCCACGGCGGGCAGGCCAACGACGGGGCAGGCTGGCCGAGTTGGCGGAATCGAACCGACGCACTTCTGAAGGCGTTGTTCCCCATCTGA
- a CDS encoding HlyD family efflux transporter periplasmic adaptor subunit — MDREIDISIRRGRVRRRVVVGLLVAGSLVATVLLAAEWLRPSVHRSRVRFATVERGGFEATVQASGTVVPASERVLSSPAEVRVERVLRRPGERVEAGEPILELDTGDIELRLDAIDDRLQKNSSERTQKTVQHEDRVAALRSQIQIQELDLEIVRYKLDQSRRLFAEGLVSEEGFKQAEVEVRRAEIQLIRSQEEVVSVERGYVAELQRMQLDADLLVKDRREIERQLELATTRSPVDGVLTWVADEVGSTIATGSVLARIADLRSFRVEATVSDAYAPRLKIGQLVRIGFAGQTLDATLSSILPTIESGVLSFEVALENADHSALRHNLRVDAIVVTDSSSDTLVAPRGPYIQRGGLEHKVFVVRGDRAYRTEVRFGRSGHDFYEVLSGLEEGDSIIVSDMRSSLHARELRVK, encoded by the coding sequence ATGGACCGCGAAATCGACATCAGTATTCGCCGCGGACGGGTCCGACGACGGGTCGTCGTGGGGCTCCTGGTCGCCGGCAGTCTGGTTGCGACGGTCCTCCTTGCTGCCGAGTGGTTGCGTCCTTCGGTGCATCGTTCCCGCGTTCGGTTTGCAACCGTTGAGCGGGGGGGATTCGAGGCGACGGTCCAGGCGTCGGGGACCGTGGTTCCGGCATCGGAGCGAGTTCTCTCCAGTCCGGCAGAAGTTCGTGTCGAGCGTGTGTTACGACGACCGGGCGAGCGCGTCGAGGCGGGCGAACCGATTCTGGAGCTGGACACCGGAGATATCGAACTGCGGCTCGACGCGATCGACGACCGCCTCCAGAAGAACAGTAGCGAGCGCACGCAGAAGACCGTTCAGCACGAGGACCGGGTCGCCGCACTTCGGAGTCAGATCCAGATTCAGGAATTGGATCTAGAGATCGTCCGATACAAGCTGGACCAATCGCGTCGCCTGTTTGCCGAGGGCCTCGTCTCCGAAGAGGGGTTCAAGCAGGCCGAGGTTGAGGTGCGTCGCGCGGAAATCCAACTCATCCGCAGCCAGGAGGAGGTTGTCTCCGTCGAGCGTGGCTATGTGGCAGAGCTGCAGAGGATGCAGTTGGACGCCGACTTGCTCGTCAAGGACCGCCGGGAAATCGAGCGACAGCTCGAACTGGCAACGACACGGTCTCCCGTCGACGGAGTGTTGACATGGGTCGCCGATGAAGTCGGGTCGACGATCGCAACCGGTTCAGTCCTTGCACGTATCGCGGATCTTCGATCGTTCAGAGTCGAGGCCACTGTCTCCGATGCCTATGCCCCGCGATTGAAGATCGGACAACTCGTGCGCATCGGGTTCGCAGGTCAGACTCTTGACGCGACGCTGTCGTCGATTCTCCCGACCATCGAATCCGGCGTGCTGTCGTTCGAGGTTGCCCTCGAGAACGCCGATCACTCGGCCCTTCGACACAACCTCCGCGTCGACGCGATCGTCGTCACGGACAGCTCCAGCGATACGCTCGTCGCTCCGCGCGGTCCGTACATCCAGCGTGGCGGGCTCGAGCACAAGGTCTTCGTCGTTAGGGGAGATCGCGCCTACCGCACCGAGGTGCGATTCGGTCGCTCGGGTCACGACTTCTACGAGGTGCTTTCCGGTCTGGAGGAAGGTGACTCGATCATCGTTTCGGATATGCGTTCTTCCCTTCATGCAAGGGAACTACGAGTCAAGTGA
- a CDS encoding ABC transporter ATP-binding protein, whose translation MINFQAVSKVYQTDRIETLALDSIDVEIGKGEFVSVMGPSGCGKSTLLNLMGLLDAPTSGKITFGGETIEDYSDRRLARLRNEKLGFVFQEFHLINDLKVLDNVELPLLYRTSSSGERKARALKALDRVGLSSRVHHFPSQLSGGQQQRVALARAIVGEPDVLLADEPTGNLDSRMGADVIEMLQEFNREVGTTIVMVTHDAEMAAKTQRTLRIFDGRQVQ comes from the coding sequence ATGATCAACTTTCAAGCCGTCAGCAAGGTCTATCAAACCGACCGCATCGAAACGCTGGCGCTCGACAGCATCGATGTCGAAATCGGCAAGGGCGAGTTCGTGTCCGTGATGGGGCCCTCCGGCTGCGGAAAGTCGACTCTTCTCAATCTCATGGGTCTGCTTGACGCACCGACGTCGGGAAAGATCACCTTCGGCGGTGAGACGATCGAGGACTACAGCGATCGAAGACTGGCTCGTCTCCGCAACGAAAAACTTGGATTCGTCTTTCAGGAATTCCATCTCATCAACGACCTCAAAGTGCTCGACAACGTCGAGTTACCTTTGCTTTACCGTACTTCGAGCAGCGGTGAGCGAAAAGCCCGAGCGTTGAAGGCTCTGGATCGGGTGGGCCTGTCTTCACGGGTCCATCACTTCCCGTCGCAGCTGTCGGGAGGACAACAGCAAAGAGTGGCGTTGGCACGTGCCATCGTCGGCGAGCCTGATGTTCTCCTTGCGGACGAGCCAACCGGAAACCTCGACAGTCGGATGGGTGCGGATGTCATCGAGATGCTGCAGGAATTCAATCGGGAGGTTGGCACCACGATCGTCATGGTGACCCACGACGCGGAGATGGCTGCGAAGACCCAGCGCACGCTGCGGATCTTCGATGGCCGTCAGGTTCAGTAG